CCCACAAGTACGAAATTTTCGATCCCGCTACTATGCTCTTCACGCCCTACGATCTGGTCGTGCTGCCCTGCGTAAACGGCAACTTCCAATCGGCCGATCAGCGGCCCGATTTGGGAAAGCAGTACCCGCGAATGTCCTTGATCAGTTGGCCGAACGGCAGCGAAGCGGTCGGACAGATCGCGCGGGTCGGGCCGGATTACCGTGTTTATTTGCTCGACCCCGACAGACCTGAGTTGGGCTGGTCGCGACAAACCACGCCTGCAATTCAGTTTCGCACTTATCGCGGTCATGGCAATGCGGTGTTGCTGCCTCGAAACGATAGCGACGCGCTCAATCCGTCCGGCATTGCGGACCAAACCCTTAACCAGATGATCGTGCACGGTGGATCGAACGGGTGTCATCTCTACTCCGGTTCGGATTACTCGACCTTGCTCACTTTTGGCCCATCGGGCGTTAACTTTCAGCATGGTCCTTCGCTCACGCCTGGTCGCCGATATATCAACAGCACGATCTTGCCCGATGGATCGGTCTTGCTGACCGGCGGCATGAATGCCAGCGAAAACGGCTGCCCTTGGAGCATCAACGACATGCTCTTTTCTGCTTATCTGCTGAAGCCGGATGCCGCCGGAAACTACCAGTTTGGCCATTGGGCGCCGGCCAAGTCGCTTCCAAATGTGGAGCACGACCTGCCGGGCGACCCGGGCTATGGCACGCCTGATGGGGTGCGGATCGAGCATTCGTCCGCCATTCTATTGCCCGACGCACGGGTGCTCTCCGTCGGAACCGACCTTTTCGGCCCGCCCGGCGGGCCGTCCAAGATCATCAACCGCCACCCGCTCGTCTACAATCCGCCCTACCTGTACAACGACAAGGGCAAGTTGCGCGATGCATCGGACCGCCCGGCGATCGTCGGTCAAACCGAGTTCGATCCGATCGATTACGGCGAGGTTTTCGAGGTCGGCTATTATGCGCCGCCCGCACGAAAAATCAAGTCGGTCATCTTGATGCGTCCCGGCGCCGGCACGCACTCGAGCAACTTCGAACAGCGATTGGTGCGATGTTCCTTCAAACAAGCGGGCGAACGGCTGGACGTTACAGCGCCCTGGTCGAACTATATCGCGCCTCCGGGCTGGTACATGATGTTCTTGATCGACACGGACAACGTTCCATCCACCGCCGGTTGGGTCCGACTAGCCAATTCATCGCTCATGTCGATCAATCTAGATGTGCCCGGACTGCGCGAGGGCGCGGAGTTGAAAGGGATCGAACTCGCACTGTTTGAAAAGGGTTCTGATAAACCCTTACATCGAACCAAACTGCCCGCCCTGCTCTTCTCCAACGGCAACGCTCGGGCGAAGGTCCAAATTGGATTGCCGACCGGCGAGATTGAAGTTCGCGCAACGGCTTTTGGCGCGTATGCAGGCACGGGAACGATCCACGGGGATCAGATCGATGTCGAACTGATACCGGGCGACGTCAATAAGGACGGCCAGATCGACGACCTCGATTTAGCGATGGTTCTGGAGGCGTATGGGCTGGTCGGCCAAGACTTGATAGAAGACTTGGACCGCGACGGTTCGGTCAACGACGGCGATGTGCAGCTCATGTTAAATCAGATTGGGAGGTAACTAAGATTGCCGCCGCGCGTCAGAATCTTAAGCACAGGGAGGCAAATCAATGAGGCTAATCGCGCTCACAACGTTGCTCGCCGTCATGGCGGGCATTGCGACCATGCAAAATGAACGGCTGACGATCAGAGGCCAGTTGACCGACGGCGGGCGACCCGCGAACGGGACGTTCGACTTTCGACTGCGACTTTTTGCATTGAAGACCGGCGGCGAGATGCTGGCCGAGAGTTTCAAGCCGGGCATGCGGGTTGCCAACGGGCAATATTCGTTCGACTGGCCGGAAGAGTTTAGTCGATATAGACCTCGCGGCCAATGGATCGAGGTGGCGGTGCGGCCCAGCGGCAGCAATCAGGCCTATACAGCCTTGCCCGACCGGATCAAGCCGACGATCTTGGCAAATAGCGACGGGTTCACGACTAGGCACGAGGTTGTCGATAAAGACGGCAACATCCAAATCGTGGAGACGACCACTTCGAAAACCGGTAGCGGACAAACCAGCGGGTCGATCTCTGTTTCTGGACGCGCCAGCGGAGGCGTTCAGACAAGCGGATCGGCCTCCAGCCAGGCGGGCGGCGCAGTGGCAGTCGGTGGGATGATTAGCTCGGGCATGACCGTGGAGGCGGGCGAAGATGCGCTGGTCGGCGGTACCGCGCGCATCCAGTTCGACAGTCGCAAGCCTCAGTATGTCGATCCGAACAAGACCTACCACGTGTTTCTACAATCTCAAGACCCGGACTGCAACGGCTTGGCCGTTACTGAAACGGGCACGAGCGGATTTACCGTCGTTGAGTTAGGCAAAGGCAAGTCGAACGGCAAGTTCAGCTACCTAATCGTCGGCTGGCCGAAGTCGAATCACATTCAATAGTCGTCGATGGCCGAGGCCAGCGCCGTAATGCTGGCCTTGGCATCCCCAAACAGCATGATCGTGTTGGGCGCGTAGTAGAGTTCGTTATCGACGCCCGCATAGCCCGTGCCCATGCCGCGCTTGCAGATCACGCACGCTCGCGCTTTGTCGGCATCCAAGATTGGCATCCCGTAGAGCGGGCTGCTCTGGTCGTGCCGCGCGGCCGGGTTGACCACGTCGTTGGCGCCGATCACCAGCGCGACATCGGTTTCGGGAAACTCGGGGTTGATCTCTTCCAAGTCGGCCAATTGCTCGTATGGGGTTCCTGCTTCGGCCAACAGTACGTTCATATGTCCTGGCATTCGCCCGGCAACGGGATGAATGGCGTACTTGACAACCACGCCCCGCTTTGCCAGTTTGTTGGCCAGCTCTTTTACAGCATGTTGCGCTTGCGCCGTCGCCATGCCGTAGCCTGGGATGACGATCACTTTGTTGGCGTTCGCAAGCATCAAGGCCACGTCTTCGGCGCCGTAACTGCGCACGGCTCGCTCGACCGCCTTGGCTTGCTCGGCAGCGGGGCCAGCACCCAAAGCGCCAAAAAAGACGTTCTCCAGAGAGCGATTCATTGCGGCGCACATCTGAAGGGTTAGGATCAGTCCGCTCGCGCCAACCAGCGCGCCGCCGATGAGCAAGGCGTTGTTCTCTAACATGAAGCCCGCCAGGCCTGCTGCCAAACCGGTGAAGGAATTGAGCAAGGAGATGACGACCGGCATGTCTGCGCCGCCCACCGGCAGCACAAACGTAACGCCCATCGCCAGCGCGGCTCCTGTTAGCCAAAGAAAGAGTGGAAGATTGCCTATACCGACCGCGATCTGGACGGCGATAGCCCCGGTGGCCATCAACAACCCAAGATTGATCAGTTTTTGGCCCGGCAGGAAGATGGGGCGACCGGTCATCAGCTCTTGAAGTTTGGCAAACGCGACCAAATTGCCCGAGAACGAGACCCCGCCAATGATGGCGCTGAGGACGCCCGTAACGGTGTGCAGGGCGCTGGCTTCGACCGCAGACGCAAACTCCATAATGGCCACCAAGGCCACCGCGCCGCCGCCCACGCCGTTAAACAAGGCGACCATTTGCGGCATAGCGGTCATTTGCACGCGCCTGGCCGAGATCCAACCGACCGCGGCGCCTGCTCCCAGAGCCGCTCCGATCCAGGCATAGGTTTCGATTCTCGGATGGAATATCGTGGCCACGACCGCCGCCGTCATGCCAAAGGCCGCCACTTGGTTGCCCAGTCGCGCCCGTTTAGGCGCGTTAAGAAACTTGATGCCGAGGATGAAGCAAACGGCCGATAGGAGATAGGTCAAATCGATCCAGATCGGGACTTGCGGCATCCTATTTACCCGGCCCCTTTTTGAACATTTCGAGCATCCGGTCGGTAACTGCAAAGCCGCCGACCACGTTCAATGCGCCGAAGAAGACCGCAACCGCGCCGACCGCGATCCAGACAGGCTCTTTCGCCTCTCCCAGCACGATCATTGCACCGACCAAAATCACGCCATGAATGGCGTTCGTGGCCGACATCAACGGCGTGTGCAGGGTGGGCGGCACTTTGGAGATCAACTCCAGTCCTACAGCCACCGCCAAAATGAAAATAGCAAGGATCGCGATCAGGCTCACGCTCTGCCTCCTCTTTCTAACGCGATGCGTGTGGCCTCGTGCACGGGCTTGCCCTGGCGGATGGCCATCGAATCGCGCACGATCGGGTCCTCTAAATCAAGCTCGGAAGCGTCCAATTTGAACACGTGCAGTACAAAACTGACCACGTTTCGCGAGTACATTTGAGTCGAATGGTGTGCCAGTTCGCTCGGGAGGTTGGTCGGCCCCAGGATGCTGACGCCCTCCGCAACGATGCTCTCTCCCGGCCTTGTCAACTCGCAATTGCCTCCGTTCACCGCCGCTACGTCGACGATCAGGCTGCCCTTTGGCATCAGCTTCACCATCTCGGCCGTTATCAGCACCGGCGCGGGCCTGTCCGGCACCAGCGCCGTCGTAATGAGGGCGTCGGTCTTGGGCAGTCGTTGCGCGATCGCCTCCAACTCGCGACGATGCGTGTCCGTAGAGACCTCCTTTGCGTAGCCGCCTGCGTCTTCGGACTCTTCGGGCGACAAACCCAAATCGACAAACCTGGCGCCCAAACTCTCGACCTGTTCCTTCACTATCGGACGAACGTCGAACGCCTCGACAACCGCGCCCAATCTGCGGCAGGTCGCGATGGCTTGGAGCCCGGCCACTCCCGCGCCTATCACGAACACCCTTGCCGGGGCGATGCTGCCCGCCGCCGTCATCAGCATCGGAAAGAACTTGGGCAGGTGGTTGGCC
This genomic stretch from Armatimonadota bacterium harbors:
- a CDS encoding DUF1929 domain-containing protein — its product is MGFRFFSLGIVLSLFTIDSMAQPQVQGDWHFLWSGLENRPVRWRDFRVGGASHPFGEPDFLTPYDGSGNNLRNSYGINTTLLPIEWQLNANERLPRGVILTWGLGMQPNNSLNYVTTLMWHPSFNPSDAPAGRRSYGFTSFVPDPDPLTTDFRKLRDSNLFGSGMCVLEDGKLVAMGGSYSIGGALVDALRGSYLFNPERWNQGPDYGWAGPLGENGSGMNEFRRYVTTLMLPNGKILAAGGTKTDYGPYACNDDYNLHTYTHKYEIFDPATMLFTPYDLVVLPCVNGNFQSADQRPDLGKQYPRMSLISWPNGSEAVGQIARVGPDYRVYLLDPDRPELGWSRQTTPAIQFRTYRGHGNAVLLPRNDSDALNPSGIADQTLNQMIVHGGSNGCHLYSGSDYSTLLTFGPSGVNFQHGPSLTPGRRYINSTILPDGSVLLTGGMNASENGCPWSINDMLFSAYLLKPDAAGNYQFGHWAPAKSLPNVEHDLPGDPGYGTPDGVRIEHSSAILLPDARVLSVGTDLFGPPGGPSKIINRHPLVYNPPYLYNDKGKLRDASDRPAIVGQTEFDPIDYGEVFEVGYYAPPARKIKSVILMRPGAGTHSSNFEQRLVRCSFKQAGERLDVTAPWSNYIAPPGWYMMFLIDTDNVPSTAGWVRLANSSLMSINLDVPGLREGAELKGIELALFEKGSDKPLHRTKLPALLFSNGNARAKVQIGLPTGEIEVRATAFGAYAGTGTIHGDQIDVELIPGDVNKDGQIDDLDLAMVLEAYGLVGQDLIEDLDRDGSVNDGDVQLMLNQIGR
- a CDS encoding NAD(P)(+) transhydrogenase (Re/Si-specific) subunit beta, producing MPQVPIWIDLTYLLSAVCFILGIKFLNAPKRARLGNQVAAFGMTAAVVATIFHPRIETYAWIGAALGAGAAVGWISARRVQMTAMPQMVALFNGVGGGAVALVAIMEFASAVEASALHTVTGVLSAIIGGVSFSGNLVAFAKLQELMTGRPIFLPGQKLINLGLLMATGAIAVQIAVGIGNLPLFLWLTGAALAMGVTFVLPVGGADMPVVISLLNSFTGLAAGLAGFMLENNALLIGGALVGASGLILTLQMCAAMNRSLENVFFGALGAGPAAEQAKAVERAVRSYGAEDVALMLANANKVIVIPGYGMATAQAQHAVKELANKLAKRGVVVKYAIHPVAGRMPGHMNVLLAEAGTPYEQLADLEEINPEFPETDVALVIGANDVVNPAARHDQSSPLYGMPILDADKARACVICKRGMGTGYAGVDNELYYAPNTIMLFGDAKASITALASAIDDY
- a CDS encoding Re/Si-specific NAD(P)(+) transhydrogenase subunit alpha; this translates as MIVGAAKENRPGERRAALTPEGVRSLVGKGFEVVIEPGLGEEAGFEDELYIGAGANLADSIWPIADLALKVNEPTPEEAQLLKPRASTVSFQLPLSNLSSIKALADAGATVFSMSLVPRISRAQSMDALSSMSSAAGYRAALLAANHLPKFFPMLMTAAGSIAPARVFVIGAGVAGLQAIATCRRLGAVVEAFDVRPIVKEQVESLGARFVDLGLSPEESEDAGGYAKEVSTDTHRRELEAIAQRLPKTDALITTALVPDRPAPVLITAEMVKLMPKGSLIVDVAAVNGGNCELTRPGESIVAEGVSILGPTNLPSELAHHSTQMYSRNVVSFVLHVFKLDASELDLEDPIVRDSMAIRQGKPVHEATRIALERGGRA
- a CDS encoding NAD(P) transhydrogenase subunit alpha, yielding MSLIAILAIFILAVAVGLELISKVPPTLHTPLMSATNAIHGVILVGAMIVLGEAKEPVWIAVGAVAVFFGALNVVGGFAVTDRMLEMFKKGPGK